A genomic region of Bactrocera dorsalis isolate Fly_Bdor chromosome 3, ASM2337382v1, whole genome shotgun sequence contains the following coding sequences:
- the LOC105227050 gene encoding tyrosine-protein kinase Shark isoform X1: MSRSNEDGINWFHSGLSREDAEKLLTKEPYEDGTFLIRECNSAEGDFVLTLIHKEAVCHYQIRRHGGDAFFSIDDKVKILHGLESLVEFYQMAANGLPTKLTKFIKKDLPPNDARRHGNTNLLHRATKENNATIVGELLKCGYRNVDAKNQDGQTALHLAAIYSDQTILKLILGSDVNVNCMDAFGNMPLHYACRTKPGAFICNLIEANANVQGRNIKNGYVPLHDACKNGNIDAVKVLLQSNAPLLPRTTSGEFPIDLAREAGREDVVKYLSDYKLPGAQTKRSLWYHGTLTREEAVESLQRFAKRKNCTVNVNNNNGHEESKIDTSGSFLVRYSDRSGFVLTLLFENQVKNFKISQLSKYLYIDEGPYLPTLEHLVEHFMRFNDGLPINLKYAVPPEPKPPQPLLSTLPRNKSHHKKLYNSNSLNENIGNTEIVSTTCISHKAISKALPEKKRKETTNLMLSNFLKLKSKIPNSDETVPSYTDTPTSQRSVEEYPCKGLSFCTNFVKAEISDTRDFNKPSAIKNSVNTDLSNNLSLNEMYNVPRNNSAVEEQIMDESVFSHNESVFQTSICSDNSTNRHYKQTYEAKGHLEEVDSQGISIQKSRGVFCDFEGFDSSCIPNMESENEISSYCISNENVELGKLIGEGEFGSVYRGYLKGAILGATDKYSHVEIAIKTLRDEHCRTSKQEFLREASVMMHLKHHCIVQLIGLSKGDTLMMIQELVPLGSMLLFIQKNVRKIDPNRELKLWASQIACGMQYLESQHFVHRDLAARNILLASFHQAKISDFGLSRALGSSNDFYEAQHGGRWPIKWYAPESYKNGIFSHSSDVWSYGVTLWEMFSLGEVPYGEMLGSEAVKLIEDGKRLLQPKFCPNNVYTIMENCWQYNPKDRPTFSYLTEIFVKDPDYENIIELVKTRSIS, from the exons GAGGCAGTATGCCACTATCAGATACGAAGGCATGGCGGCGACGCGTTTTTTTCCATTGATGATAAGGTAAAGATTTTGCACGGTCTGGAATCTCTTGTTGAATTTTACCAAATGGCAGCCAATGGTCTTCCAACGAAACTcacaaagtttataaaaaaggaCTTGCCTCCAAATGATGCCCGTCGACATGGTAATACTAATTTGTTGCATCGAGCGACCAAAGAAAATAACGCGACAATTGTTGGTGAGTTGTTAAAGTGTGGCTATCGCAACGTTGATGCAAAAAACCAAGATGGACAAACAGCTTTGCATTTAGCTGCTATTTACAGCGATCAGACCATATTAAAACTAATACTTGGATCAGACGTTAACGTTAATTGCATGGACGCATTTGGTAATATGCCCCTTCAT tatgcATGCCGCACCAAACCTGGTGCTTTCATCTGTAATTTAATTGAAGCAAATGCGAACGTTCAAGGGCGCAACATTAAAAATGGTTATGTCCCATTACATGATGCATGCAAAAACGGTAATATTGATGCAGTAAAAGTACTTTTACAGTCAAATGCTCCCTTATTGCCACGCACGACTTCTGGAGAATTTCCAATTGACTTAGCTCGTGAAGCTGGGAGAGAAgatgttgtaaaatatttaagcgACTACAAATTGCCAGGTGCACAAACTAAAAGATCTCTTTGGTATCATGGTACATTAACCAGAGAAGAAGCTGTTGAAAGTTTACAAAGATTTGCGAAACGAAAGAATTGTACTGTTAatgtgaacaacaacaacggacATGAAGAAAGTAAAATTGATACTTCAGGAAGTTTTTTAGTTCGCTACTCTGATCGGTCTGGATTTGTTTTAACTCTTCTGTTTGAAAATCAGGTTAAGAACTTCAAAATATCACAATTG TCCAAATATTTGTACATTGATGAAGGGCCATATCTACCCACATTGGAACATTTAGTGGAACATTTTATGCGTTTTAACGACGGCTTaccaattaatttaaaatatgcagTACCACCAGAACCCAAACCGCCACAACCACTACTTTCTACTCTGCCCCGAAACAAAAGCCatcataaaaaattgtacaattcAAATTCATTAAATGAAAACATAGGCAACACAGAAATTGTTTCAACAACTTGTATATCTCATAAAGCAATTTCAAAAGCTCTGCCTGAGAAGAAACGTAAAGAAACTACAAATTTGATGCtgagtaattttttaaaattgaagtcGAAAATCCCAAACTCTGACGAAACGGTTCCTTCTTATACGGACACACCTACATCACAACGTTCAGTAGAAGAATATCCATGTAAAGGTTTATCATTTTGTACAAACTTCGTTAAAGCCGAAATATCAGACACTCGTGATTTCAATAAACCTTCTGCGATTAAAAATTCAGTCAACACTGACCTAAGCAATAACTTATCGCTGAACGAAATGTATAACGTGCCTAGAAACAATTCAGCAGTGGAAGAGCAAATTATGGATGAGTCTGTATTCTCCCACAACGAATCTGTATTTCAGACGAGCATATGTTCTGATAATTCCACAAATcg ACATTACAAACAAACGTATGAAGCAAAAGGACACCTTGAAGAGGTTGATTCACAAGGAATTTCTATTCAAAAGTCACGAGGGGTTTTCTGTGACTTCGAAGGCTTTGACTCCTCCTGTATTCCTAATAtggaaagtgaaaatgaaatatctAGCTACTGCATTTCCAACGAAAATGTTGAATTGGGAAAACTAATTGGTGAAGGCGAATTCGGTTCCGTATATCGTGGTTACTTGAAAGGGGCTATTTTAGGAGCTACTGATAAATATTCTCATGTGGAAATTGCAATCAAAACGTTACGAGATGAACACTGCCGAACTAGTAAGCAAGAGTTCCTACGTGAGGCCTCTGTAATGATGCATTTAAAGCACCATTGTATAGTGCAATTAATTGGGTTATCTAAAGGTGATACTTTAATGATGATACAGGAGCTTGTGCCTCTAGGGTCAATGTtacttttcatacaaaaaaatgttagaaaaattGATCCAAATCGAGAATTAAAACTATGGGCTTCTCAAATAGCATGCG gaatgcAATATTTAGAATCTCAACATTTCGTACATCGGGATTTAGCCGCCCGAAATATTCTACTAGCATCATTTCATCAAGCAAAAATCAGTGACTTTGGTTTATCTCGTGCTCTGGGATCATCTAATGACTTCTATGAAGCCCAGCATGGCGGTAGATGGCCGATTAAATG GTATGCCCCAGAGAGCTacaaaaatggaattttttcaCATTCCAGCGATGTTTGGTCTTACGGAGTGACATTATGGGAGATGTTTTCATTAGGCGAGGTACCTTACGGTGAAATGCTTGGTTCTGAAGCTGTAAAGTTAATAGAAGATGGAAAACGTCTGTTGCAACCCAAATTTTGCCCTAATAATGTCTATACTATTATGGAAAACTGCTGGCAATATAATCCTAAAGATCGGCCCACATTTAGTTATTTGACCGAGATTTTTGTGAAAGATCCGGACTACGAAAATATAATAGAGCTGGTTAAAACAAGAAGtattagttaa
- the LOC105227050 gene encoding tyrosine-protein kinase Shark isoform X4 — MSRSNEDGINWFHSGLSREDAEKLLTKEPYEDGTFLIRECNSAEGDFVLTLIHKEAVCHYQIRRHGGDAFFSIDDKVKILHGLESLVEFYQMAANGLPTKLTKFIKKDLPPNDARRHGNTNLLHRATKENNATIVGELLKCGYRNVDAKNQDGQTALHLAAIYSDQTILKLILGSDVNVNCMDAFGNMPLHYACRTKPGAFICNLIEANANVQGRNIKNGYVPLHDACKNGNIDAVKVLLQSNAPLLPRTTSGEFPIDLAREAGREDVVKYLSDYKLPGAQTKRSLWYHGTLTREEAVESLQRFAKRKNCTVNVNNNNGHEESKIDTSGSFLVRYSDRSGFVLTLLFENQVKNFKISQLSKYLYIDEGPYLPTLEHLVEHFMRFNDGLPINLKYAVPPEPKPPQPLLSTLPRNKSHHKKLYNSNSLNENIGNTEIVSTTCISHKAISKALPEKKRKETTNLMLSNFLKLKSKIPNSDETVPSYTDTPTSQRSVEEYPCKGLSFCTNFVKAEISDTRDFNKPSAIKNSVNTDLSNNLSLNEMYNVPRNNSAVEEQIMDESVFSHNESVFQTSICSDNSTNRHYKQTYEAKGHLEEVDSQGISIQKSRGVFCDFEGFDSSCIPNMESENEISSYCISNENVELGKLIGEGEFGSVYRGYLKGAILGATDKYSHVEIAIKTLRDEHCRTSKQEFLREASVMMHLKHHCIVQLIGLSKGDTLMMIQELVPLGSMLLFIQKNVRKIDPNRELKLWASQIACGMQYLESQHFVHRDLAARNILLASFHQAKISDFGLSRALGSSNDFYEAQHGGRWPIK, encoded by the exons GAGGCAGTATGCCACTATCAGATACGAAGGCATGGCGGCGACGCGTTTTTTTCCATTGATGATAAGGTAAAGATTTTGCACGGTCTGGAATCTCTTGTTGAATTTTACCAAATGGCAGCCAATGGTCTTCCAACGAAACTcacaaagtttataaaaaaggaCTTGCCTCCAAATGATGCCCGTCGACATGGTAATACTAATTTGTTGCATCGAGCGACCAAAGAAAATAACGCGACAATTGTTGGTGAGTTGTTAAAGTGTGGCTATCGCAACGTTGATGCAAAAAACCAAGATGGACAAACAGCTTTGCATTTAGCTGCTATTTACAGCGATCAGACCATATTAAAACTAATACTTGGATCAGACGTTAACGTTAATTGCATGGACGCATTTGGTAATATGCCCCTTCAT tatgcATGCCGCACCAAACCTGGTGCTTTCATCTGTAATTTAATTGAAGCAAATGCGAACGTTCAAGGGCGCAACATTAAAAATGGTTATGTCCCATTACATGATGCATGCAAAAACGGTAATATTGATGCAGTAAAAGTACTTTTACAGTCAAATGCTCCCTTATTGCCACGCACGACTTCTGGAGAATTTCCAATTGACTTAGCTCGTGAAGCTGGGAGAGAAgatgttgtaaaatatttaagcgACTACAAATTGCCAGGTGCACAAACTAAAAGATCTCTTTGGTATCATGGTACATTAACCAGAGAAGAAGCTGTTGAAAGTTTACAAAGATTTGCGAAACGAAAGAATTGTACTGTTAatgtgaacaacaacaacggacATGAAGAAAGTAAAATTGATACTTCAGGAAGTTTTTTAGTTCGCTACTCTGATCGGTCTGGATTTGTTTTAACTCTTCTGTTTGAAAATCAGGTTAAGAACTTCAAAATATCACAATTG TCCAAATATTTGTACATTGATGAAGGGCCATATCTACCCACATTGGAACATTTAGTGGAACATTTTATGCGTTTTAACGACGGCTTaccaattaatttaaaatatgcagTACCACCAGAACCCAAACCGCCACAACCACTACTTTCTACTCTGCCCCGAAACAAAAGCCatcataaaaaattgtacaattcAAATTCATTAAATGAAAACATAGGCAACACAGAAATTGTTTCAACAACTTGTATATCTCATAAAGCAATTTCAAAAGCTCTGCCTGAGAAGAAACGTAAAGAAACTACAAATTTGATGCtgagtaattttttaaaattgaagtcGAAAATCCCAAACTCTGACGAAACGGTTCCTTCTTATACGGACACACCTACATCACAACGTTCAGTAGAAGAATATCCATGTAAAGGTTTATCATTTTGTACAAACTTCGTTAAAGCCGAAATATCAGACACTCGTGATTTCAATAAACCTTCTGCGATTAAAAATTCAGTCAACACTGACCTAAGCAATAACTTATCGCTGAACGAAATGTATAACGTGCCTAGAAACAATTCAGCAGTGGAAGAGCAAATTATGGATGAGTCTGTATTCTCCCACAACGAATCTGTATTTCAGACGAGCATATGTTCTGATAATTCCACAAATcg ACATTACAAACAAACGTATGAAGCAAAAGGACACCTTGAAGAGGTTGATTCACAAGGAATTTCTATTCAAAAGTCACGAGGGGTTTTCTGTGACTTCGAAGGCTTTGACTCCTCCTGTATTCCTAATAtggaaagtgaaaatgaaatatctAGCTACTGCATTTCCAACGAAAATGTTGAATTGGGAAAACTAATTGGTGAAGGCGAATTCGGTTCCGTATATCGTGGTTACTTGAAAGGGGCTATTTTAGGAGCTACTGATAAATATTCTCATGTGGAAATTGCAATCAAAACGTTACGAGATGAACACTGCCGAACTAGTAAGCAAGAGTTCCTACGTGAGGCCTCTGTAATGATGCATTTAAAGCACCATTGTATAGTGCAATTAATTGGGTTATCTAAAGGTGATACTTTAATGATGATACAGGAGCTTGTGCCTCTAGGGTCAATGTtacttttcatacaaaaaaatgttagaaaaattGATCCAAATCGAGAATTAAAACTATGGGCTTCTCAAATAGCATGCG gaatgcAATATTTAGAATCTCAACATTTCGTACATCGGGATTTAGCCGCCCGAAATATTCTACTAGCATCATTTCATCAAGCAAAAATCAGTGACTTTGGTTTATCTCGTGCTCTGGGATCATCTAATGACTTCTATGAAGCCCAGCATGGCGGTAGATGGCCGATTAAATG A
- the LOC105227050 gene encoding tyrosine-protein kinase Shark isoform X2 gives MSRSNEDGINWFHSGLSREDAEKLLTKEPYEDGTFLIRECNSAEGDFVLTLIHKEAVCHYQIRRHGGDAFFSIDDKVKILHGLESLVEFYQMAANGLPTKLTKFIKKDLPPNDARRHGNTNLLHRATKENNATIVGELLKCGYRNVDAKNQDGQTALHLAAIYSDQTILKLILGSDVNVNCMDAFGNMPLHYACRTKPGAFICNLIEANANVQGRNIKNGYVPLHDACKNGNIDAVKVLLQSNAPLLPRTTSGEFPIDLAREAGREDVVKYLSDYKLPGAQTKRSLWYHGTLTREEAVESLQRFAKRKNCTVNVNNNNGHEESKIDTSGSFLVRYSDRSGFVLTLLFENQVKNFKISQLSKYLYIDEGPYLPTLEHLVEHFMRFNDGLPINLKYAVPPEPKPPQPLLSTLPRNKSHHKKLYNSNSLNENIGNTEIVSTTCISHKAISKALPEKKRKETTNLMLSNFLKLKSKIPNSDETVPSYTDTPTSQRSVEEYPCKGLSFCTNFVKAEISDTRDFNKPSAIKNSVNTDLSNNLSLNEMYNVPRNNSAVEEQIMDESVFSHNESVFQTSICSDNSTNRHYKQTYEAKGHLEEVDSQGISIQKSRGVFCDFEGFDSSCIPNMESENEISSYCISNENVELGKLIGEGEFGSVYRGYLKGAILGATDKYSHVEIAIKTLRDEHCRTSKQEFLREASVMMHLKHHCIVQLIGLSKGDTLMMIQELVPLGSMLLFIQKNVRKIDPNRELKLWASQIACGMQYLESQHFVHRDLAARNILLASFHQAKISDFGLSRALGSSNDFYEAQHGGRWPIKCDVWSYGVTLWEMFSLGEVPYGEMLGSEAVKLIEDGKRLLQPKFCPNNVYTIMENCWQYNPKDRPTFSYLTEIFVKDPDYENIIELVKTRSIS, from the exons GAGGCAGTATGCCACTATCAGATACGAAGGCATGGCGGCGACGCGTTTTTTTCCATTGATGATAAGGTAAAGATTTTGCACGGTCTGGAATCTCTTGTTGAATTTTACCAAATGGCAGCCAATGGTCTTCCAACGAAACTcacaaagtttataaaaaaggaCTTGCCTCCAAATGATGCCCGTCGACATGGTAATACTAATTTGTTGCATCGAGCGACCAAAGAAAATAACGCGACAATTGTTGGTGAGTTGTTAAAGTGTGGCTATCGCAACGTTGATGCAAAAAACCAAGATGGACAAACAGCTTTGCATTTAGCTGCTATTTACAGCGATCAGACCATATTAAAACTAATACTTGGATCAGACGTTAACGTTAATTGCATGGACGCATTTGGTAATATGCCCCTTCAT tatgcATGCCGCACCAAACCTGGTGCTTTCATCTGTAATTTAATTGAAGCAAATGCGAACGTTCAAGGGCGCAACATTAAAAATGGTTATGTCCCATTACATGATGCATGCAAAAACGGTAATATTGATGCAGTAAAAGTACTTTTACAGTCAAATGCTCCCTTATTGCCACGCACGACTTCTGGAGAATTTCCAATTGACTTAGCTCGTGAAGCTGGGAGAGAAgatgttgtaaaatatttaagcgACTACAAATTGCCAGGTGCACAAACTAAAAGATCTCTTTGGTATCATGGTACATTAACCAGAGAAGAAGCTGTTGAAAGTTTACAAAGATTTGCGAAACGAAAGAATTGTACTGTTAatgtgaacaacaacaacggacATGAAGAAAGTAAAATTGATACTTCAGGAAGTTTTTTAGTTCGCTACTCTGATCGGTCTGGATTTGTTTTAACTCTTCTGTTTGAAAATCAGGTTAAGAACTTCAAAATATCACAATTG TCCAAATATTTGTACATTGATGAAGGGCCATATCTACCCACATTGGAACATTTAGTGGAACATTTTATGCGTTTTAACGACGGCTTaccaattaatttaaaatatgcagTACCACCAGAACCCAAACCGCCACAACCACTACTTTCTACTCTGCCCCGAAACAAAAGCCatcataaaaaattgtacaattcAAATTCATTAAATGAAAACATAGGCAACACAGAAATTGTTTCAACAACTTGTATATCTCATAAAGCAATTTCAAAAGCTCTGCCTGAGAAGAAACGTAAAGAAACTACAAATTTGATGCtgagtaattttttaaaattgaagtcGAAAATCCCAAACTCTGACGAAACGGTTCCTTCTTATACGGACACACCTACATCACAACGTTCAGTAGAAGAATATCCATGTAAAGGTTTATCATTTTGTACAAACTTCGTTAAAGCCGAAATATCAGACACTCGTGATTTCAATAAACCTTCTGCGATTAAAAATTCAGTCAACACTGACCTAAGCAATAACTTATCGCTGAACGAAATGTATAACGTGCCTAGAAACAATTCAGCAGTGGAAGAGCAAATTATGGATGAGTCTGTATTCTCCCACAACGAATCTGTATTTCAGACGAGCATATGTTCTGATAATTCCACAAATcg ACATTACAAACAAACGTATGAAGCAAAAGGACACCTTGAAGAGGTTGATTCACAAGGAATTTCTATTCAAAAGTCACGAGGGGTTTTCTGTGACTTCGAAGGCTTTGACTCCTCCTGTATTCCTAATAtggaaagtgaaaatgaaatatctAGCTACTGCATTTCCAACGAAAATGTTGAATTGGGAAAACTAATTGGTGAAGGCGAATTCGGTTCCGTATATCGTGGTTACTTGAAAGGGGCTATTTTAGGAGCTACTGATAAATATTCTCATGTGGAAATTGCAATCAAAACGTTACGAGATGAACACTGCCGAACTAGTAAGCAAGAGTTCCTACGTGAGGCCTCTGTAATGATGCATTTAAAGCACCATTGTATAGTGCAATTAATTGGGTTATCTAAAGGTGATACTTTAATGATGATACAGGAGCTTGTGCCTCTAGGGTCAATGTtacttttcatacaaaaaaatgttagaaaaattGATCCAAATCGAGAATTAAAACTATGGGCTTCTCAAATAGCATGCG gaatgcAATATTTAGAATCTCAACATTTCGTACATCGGGATTTAGCCGCCCGAAATATTCTACTAGCATCATTTCATCAAGCAAAAATCAGTGACTTTGGTTTATCTCGTGCTCTGGGATCATCTAATGACTTCTATGAAGCCCAGCATGGCGGTAGATGGCCGATTAAATG CGATGTTTGGTCTTACGGAGTGACATTATGGGAGATGTTTTCATTAGGCGAGGTACCTTACGGTGAAATGCTTGGTTCTGAAGCTGTAAAGTTAATAGAAGATGGAAAACGTCTGTTGCAACCCAAATTTTGCCCTAATAATGTCTATACTATTATGGAAAACTGCTGGCAATATAATCCTAAAGATCGGCCCACATTTAGTTATTTGACCGAGATTTTTGTGAAAGATCCGGACTACGAAAATATAATAGAGCTGGTTAAAACAAGAAGtattagttaa
- the LOC105227050 gene encoding tyrosine-protein kinase Shark isoform X3: MSRSNEDGINWFHSGLSREDAEKLLTKEPYEDGTFLIRECNSAEGDFVLTLIHKEAVCHYQIRRHGGDAFFSIDDKVKILHGLESLVEFYQMAANGLPTKLTKFIKKDLPPNDARRHGNTNLLHRATKENNATIVGELLKCGYRNVDAKNQDGQTALHLAAIYSDQTILKLILGSDVNVNCMDAFGNMPLHYACRTKPGAFICNLIEANANVQGRNIKNGYVPLHDACKNGNIDAVKVLLQSNAPLLPRTTSGEFPIDLAREAGREDVVKYLSDYKLPGAQTKRSLWYHGTLTREEAVESLQRFAKRKNCTVNVNNNNGHEESKIDTSGSFLVRYSDRSGFVLTLLFENQVKNFKISQLSKYLYIDEGPYLPTLEHLVEHFMRFNDGLPINLKYAVPPEPKPPQPLLSTLPRNKSHHKKLYNSNSLNENIGNTEIVSTTCISHKAISKALPEKKRKETTNLMLSNFLKLKSKIPNSDETVPSYTDTPTSQRSVEEYPCKGLSFCTNFVKAEISDTRDFNKPSAIKNSVNTDLSNNLSLNEMYNVPRNNSAVEEQIMDESVFSHNESVFQTSICSDNSTNRHYKQTYEAKGHLEEVDSQGISIQKSRGVFCDFEGFDSSCIPNMESENEISSYCISNENVELGKLIGEGEFGSVYRGYLKGAILGATDKYSHVEIAIKTLRDEHCRTRMQYLESQHFVHRDLAARNILLASFHQAKISDFGLSRALGSSNDFYEAQHGGRWPIKWYAPESYKNGIFSHSSDVWSYGVTLWEMFSLGEVPYGEMLGSEAVKLIEDGKRLLQPKFCPNNVYTIMENCWQYNPKDRPTFSYLTEIFVKDPDYENIIELVKTRSIS, from the exons GAGGCAGTATGCCACTATCAGATACGAAGGCATGGCGGCGACGCGTTTTTTTCCATTGATGATAAGGTAAAGATTTTGCACGGTCTGGAATCTCTTGTTGAATTTTACCAAATGGCAGCCAATGGTCTTCCAACGAAACTcacaaagtttataaaaaaggaCTTGCCTCCAAATGATGCCCGTCGACATGGTAATACTAATTTGTTGCATCGAGCGACCAAAGAAAATAACGCGACAATTGTTGGTGAGTTGTTAAAGTGTGGCTATCGCAACGTTGATGCAAAAAACCAAGATGGACAAACAGCTTTGCATTTAGCTGCTATTTACAGCGATCAGACCATATTAAAACTAATACTTGGATCAGACGTTAACGTTAATTGCATGGACGCATTTGGTAATATGCCCCTTCAT tatgcATGCCGCACCAAACCTGGTGCTTTCATCTGTAATTTAATTGAAGCAAATGCGAACGTTCAAGGGCGCAACATTAAAAATGGTTATGTCCCATTACATGATGCATGCAAAAACGGTAATATTGATGCAGTAAAAGTACTTTTACAGTCAAATGCTCCCTTATTGCCACGCACGACTTCTGGAGAATTTCCAATTGACTTAGCTCGTGAAGCTGGGAGAGAAgatgttgtaaaatatttaagcgACTACAAATTGCCAGGTGCACAAACTAAAAGATCTCTTTGGTATCATGGTACATTAACCAGAGAAGAAGCTGTTGAAAGTTTACAAAGATTTGCGAAACGAAAGAATTGTACTGTTAatgtgaacaacaacaacggacATGAAGAAAGTAAAATTGATACTTCAGGAAGTTTTTTAGTTCGCTACTCTGATCGGTCTGGATTTGTTTTAACTCTTCTGTTTGAAAATCAGGTTAAGAACTTCAAAATATCACAATTG TCCAAATATTTGTACATTGATGAAGGGCCATATCTACCCACATTGGAACATTTAGTGGAACATTTTATGCGTTTTAACGACGGCTTaccaattaatttaaaatatgcagTACCACCAGAACCCAAACCGCCACAACCACTACTTTCTACTCTGCCCCGAAACAAAAGCCatcataaaaaattgtacaattcAAATTCATTAAATGAAAACATAGGCAACACAGAAATTGTTTCAACAACTTGTATATCTCATAAAGCAATTTCAAAAGCTCTGCCTGAGAAGAAACGTAAAGAAACTACAAATTTGATGCtgagtaattttttaaaattgaagtcGAAAATCCCAAACTCTGACGAAACGGTTCCTTCTTATACGGACACACCTACATCACAACGTTCAGTAGAAGAATATCCATGTAAAGGTTTATCATTTTGTACAAACTTCGTTAAAGCCGAAATATCAGACACTCGTGATTTCAATAAACCTTCTGCGATTAAAAATTCAGTCAACACTGACCTAAGCAATAACTTATCGCTGAACGAAATGTATAACGTGCCTAGAAACAATTCAGCAGTGGAAGAGCAAATTATGGATGAGTCTGTATTCTCCCACAACGAATCTGTATTTCAGACGAGCATATGTTCTGATAATTCCACAAATcg ACATTACAAACAAACGTATGAAGCAAAAGGACACCTTGAAGAGGTTGATTCACAAGGAATTTCTATTCAAAAGTCACGAGGGGTTTTCTGTGACTTCGAAGGCTTTGACTCCTCCTGTATTCCTAATAtggaaagtgaaaatgaaatatctAGCTACTGCATTTCCAACGAAAATGTTGAATTGGGAAAACTAATTGGTGAAGGCGAATTCGGTTCCGTATATCGTGGTTACTTGAAAGGGGCTATTTTAGGAGCTACTGATAAATATTCTCATGTGGAAATTGCAATCAAAACGTTACGAGATGAACACTGCCGAACTA gaatgcAATATTTAGAATCTCAACATTTCGTACATCGGGATTTAGCCGCCCGAAATATTCTACTAGCATCATTTCATCAAGCAAAAATCAGTGACTTTGGTTTATCTCGTGCTCTGGGATCATCTAATGACTTCTATGAAGCCCAGCATGGCGGTAGATGGCCGATTAAATG GTATGCCCCAGAGAGCTacaaaaatggaattttttcaCATTCCAGCGATGTTTGGTCTTACGGAGTGACATTATGGGAGATGTTTTCATTAGGCGAGGTACCTTACGGTGAAATGCTTGGTTCTGAAGCTGTAAAGTTAATAGAAGATGGAAAACGTCTGTTGCAACCCAAATTTTGCCCTAATAATGTCTATACTATTATGGAAAACTGCTGGCAATATAATCCTAAAGATCGGCCCACATTTAGTTATTTGACCGAGATTTTTGTGAAAGATCCGGACTACGAAAATATAATAGAGCTGGTTAAAACAAGAAGtattagttaa